Proteins co-encoded in one Nematostella vectensis chromosome 15, jaNemVect1.1, whole genome shotgun sequence genomic window:
- the LOC125560756 gene encoding uncharacterized protein K02A2.6-like yields the protein MAELTGLTSPRMDWNATDLQQALKKFKATVELYFSGPLKSKSEEEKVSYLLIWTGEEGIELVSTWSLTSDEKKKLSTYWEKFEEYVAPKSNFRLARFKLRTLKQKDDESVDSFIKKVRLLASECRYDNVDEHIIDALIFGSRRPRVQAKLLELDNTLTLAKAINIARTEEATSAQLQDIRGTNTIPVHATTHKSPSSHPKTHSRENKQIQTCGNCGTSHNVTQKSLCPANGTKCSNCGKPNHWAKVCRSTKPQGPTPRGRGRRGNWNKSKQQINTLSNENASTAPEPLDSPQLYFHSLTIDSMSRQITQALVNIQVNSSNGTLPLLCKIDTGAEGNVIPLSNYKHIYPESLCDIDGKPLSLAPSNTRITAYGGHEVQHYGTCNLTLLHNGQSSPHEFHVVNTTGPTILGLPTCTAMKLVTLNHSLSKDQAEPAEIRPAQVPKDDPEAKAALLRQYADCFEGIGCFSGEFHITLDPTVPAVVHPPRRVPEALQEPLRKELESLVQQGIITKVDEPTDWVNSLVCSTKRNGSIRLCLDPKDLNCAIKRPHHRTPTLDEVLSKLSGSEYFSIVDARSGYWNIKLDQESSLYTTFNSPHGRFRFLRLPFGLICAQDIFQKKVDETFGDLPGVTGITDDIVVYGRNRKEHDNNLKAVMERARETGLKFNADKCKIASKELVFFGHTLSADGLKLDPTKVEAINNMDPSTSLTDLQVFLGMTQYLSRFIPNLASTAAVLWDLTRKSSQFQWCPEHQKAVDDIKKLITSPASLQYFDSTKPVVIQVDASQRGLGATLIQDKGPVEYRSKLLTETERRYSNIEREMLAVVHGLEKFHYYAYGRHVQVHTDHKPLEAIFKKHLASAPPRIARMMLRIQKYDIDIRYVPGKDIPLADALSRLNPSPGDTIAGLDVSIHELHLHLNASPTRITQIQEETRKDTTLHSLRAVIAQGWPNKRAECPELLHPYWNYRDELTVADGLVLKGTRIVIPKTLQPDVLQQLHYAHQGAEKCKLRAKGSVFWANINADIDNMVKSCAPCQHNQSMNTKEPLMPHDVPPRPWHTLASDLFSWNGSPYLLLSDYYSKFPIVRKLTNIQSSTVIAHLKGIFEEHGIPDKLVTGHDTQFTSALFKVFSSTYGFIHTTTSPYYKEANGFIERNVQTVKDLLQKCKESGQDPHLAMLCLRTTPLGHTLPSPAELLNSRIYQSNLPATSRHALLNKPDYDANVKLQARQDRQKSYYDRTSKCLQPVYPQDAVRVFNPLNSKWEPGIVRAAAPTPRSHIVDMANGSTLTRNRRHIRPTGEKLSLNNTSATDDYEPVAEPAPNGDQPPTEPRTSTPGTPAKSTPTQSGPPLRRSTRTVKPPDRLNL from the coding sequence ATGGCCGAACTCACGGGACTCACTAGCCCTCGTATGGACTGGAATGCAACCGATCTTCAACAAGCGCTAAAAAAGTTCAAGGCAACCGTCGAATTGTACTTTTCTGGCCCGCTTAAGTCCAAATCGGAGGAAGAAAAGGTCAGTTATCTGTTGATATGGACGGGAGAAGAAGGAATTGAATTAGTTTCTACGTGGTCGCTAACCTCAGACGAGAAGAAAAAGCTGTCAACTTACTGGGAGAAGTTTGAAGAATACGTCGCCCCCAAGAGCAATTTTCGCTTAGCACGATTTAAACTACGCACTCTGAAGCAAAAGGACGATGAATCAGTGGATTCATTTATAAAGAAAGTAAGATTGCTAGCCAGCGAATGCAGGTATGATAATGTAGACGAACACATTATTGACGCTCTAATTTTCGGGTCTCGCCGCCCACGTGTCCAGGCTAAACTCCTCGAGTTAGACAACACTCTAACGCTCGCTAAGGCAATAAACATAGCCAGGACTGAGGAAGCCACTTCGGCTCAGTTACAAGATATTAGAGGCACAAACACTATACCTGTACACGCAACAACCCACAAAAGCCCTTCTTCACATCCCAAGACACACTCacgtgaaaataaacaaatacaaactTGTGGGAACTGTGGCACTAGCCATAATGTGACACAAAAATCCCTGTGCCCCGCAAACGGAACAAAATGCAGCAACTGTGGGAAACCAAACCACTGGGCCAAGGTTTGCCGTTCCACCAAACCCCAAGGTCCCACCCCGAGGGGAAGAGGCAGGCGGGGAAACTGGAACAAATCAAAGCAACAGATAAACACCCTCAGCAATGAGAATGCTAGCACTGCACCTGAGCCCCTAGATTCCCCACAGTTATATTTTCACTCTCTGACCATTGATAGTATGTCTCGACAGATCACTCAAGCGCTCGTCAACATACAGGTTAACTCGAGTAACGGGACACTACCACTATTATGCAAGATTGACACTGGTGCTGAAGGAAATGTGATCCCATTAAGCAACTACAAGCACATCTATCCAGAGTCACTCTGCGACATAGACGGCAAGCCCCTCAGCTTAGCCCCATCAAATACAAGGATAACAGCATATGGAGGCCATGAAGTACAACACTACGGTACCTGCAACCTCACTTTACTACATAACGGTCAGTCCAGCCCTCATGAATTTCATGTTGTAAACACGACAGGACCTACAATCCTAGGACTACCCACATGTACTGCAATGAAGCTTGTAACCCTTAACCACAGTCTAAGCAAAGACCAGGCTGAGCCAGCCGAAATACGACCAGCTCAAGTACCCAAGGATGACCCTGAGGCAAAGGCAGCTCTACTAAGACAGTATGCTGACTGCTTCGAAGGCATCGGATGCTTCAGCGGAGAGTTCCATATCACACTTGACCCTACAGTACCCGCTGTGGTTCACCCGCCACGACGAGTCCCTGAAGCACTTCAGGAGCCTCTGCGCAAGGAGTTAGAATCCCTCGTACAGCAAGGAATCATCACCAAGGTTGATGAACCCACTGACTGGGTCAACTCGCTAGTCTGTTCCACAAAGCGGAATGGCTCCATACGACTCTGCCTTGATCCAAAGGACCTCAACTGCGCCATCAAACGTCCACATCATCGTACACCCACTCTTGATGAAGTCTTATCAAAGCTAAGTGGATCCGAGTACTTCTCCATAGTTGACGCCCGCAGCGGTTATTGGAACATAAAGCTTGACCAGGAAAGCTCACTCTATACAACATTCAACTCTCCCCATGGAAGATTCAGATTCCTACGACTACCCTTTGGTCTGATTTGTGCTCAGGACATCTTCCAAAAGAAGGTCGATGAAACCTTTGGTGACTTACCTGGGGTGACAGGCATCACAGACGACATAGTTGTTTACGGACGCAACCGTAAGGAGCATGACAATAACCTGAAAGCAGTAATGGAGCGTGCCCGTGAAACTGGTCTGAAATTCAATGCTGACAAATGCAAAATTGCCAGCAAGGAACTTGTCTTCTTCGGACACACCCTAAGTGCAGATGGTCTGAAACTTGACCCTACTAAGGTTgaagccatcaacaacatggATCCTTCAACGAGCCTCACAGATCTCCAAGTCTTCCTAGGTATGACGCAATACCTTAGCCGTTTCATACCCAACCTCGCTTCAACAGCAGCGGTCCTCTGGGACTTGACAAGGAAAAGTAGTCAATTCCAGTGGTGCCCAGAACACCAGAAAGCTGTagatgatatcaagaagctcATCACATCGCCAGCCTCGCTGCAGTATTTCGACAGCACCAAGCCTGTCGTAATCCAGGTGGATGCATCTCAACGTGGCCTCGGCGCGACACTCATCCAAGATAAAGGCCCTGTGGAGTACAGAAGTAAGCTACTCACTGAAACCGAGAGGAGGTACTCCAACATAGAAAGGGAAATGCTTGCAGTCGTCCATGGTCTCGAGAAATTCCACTACTACGCTTATGGACGCCACGTCCAGGTCCACACGGACCACAAGCCACTGGAGGCAATATTCAAAAAGCATCTGGCCAGCGCGCCACCCCGCATTGCCAGGATGATGCTGCGGATACAGAAATACGACATCGACATTCGATATGTCCCAGGGAAGGACATACCCCTGGCCGACGCCCTCTCACGACTTAACCCAAGTCCCGGTGACACTATCGCTGGACTTGATGTCTCTATACATGAGCTACACTTGCACCTCAATGCTAGCCCTACTAGGATAACGCAGATCCAAGAGGAGACGAGGAAGGACACAACACTTCACTCACTTCGTGCCGTCATCGCCCAAGGTTGGCCAAACAAAAGAGCCGAATGCCCTGAGTTACTACACCCATACTGGAACTATCGTGACGAACTTACTGTCGCCGATGGATTGGTCCTGAAGGGTACCCGAATTGTAATTCCAAAGACCCTGCAACCAGATGTTCTACAGCAGCTACACTATGCACACCAGGGTGCGGAAAAATGCAAGCTCAGAGCCAAGGGATCAGTCTTTTGGGCGAACATCAATGCCGACATCGACAACATGGTCAAGAGTTGTGCTCCCTGTCAGCATAATCAGTCCATGAACACTAAAGAACCGCTAATGCCTCATGATGTTCCACCAAGGCCCTGGCACACCCTAGCATCTGACTTGTTCTCCTGGAACGGTTCACCATACTTACTACTCTCTGATTACTACAGTAAGTTCCCAATTGTGCGCAAGCTAACTAACATCCAATCATCTACTGTCATCGCTCACCTCAAAGGAATATTTGAGGAGCATGGCATACCAGACAAACTTGTCACAGGACATGACACCCAGTTTACGTCTGCTCTATTCAAGGTTTTTAGCAGCACCTATGGATTTATTCATACAACTACAAGCCCATACTACAAGGAGGCTAATGGCTTCATAGagagaaatgtgcaaactgTCAAGGATCTCCTTCAAAAGTGCAAGGAATCAGGGCAAGACCCACATCTAGCCATGCTGTGCCTGAGAACAACCCCTTTGGGTCACACCCTGCCATCACCAGCAGAGTTGCTAAATTCCAGAATATATCAGTCTAACCTGCCAGCTACTTCCAGGCATGCACTACTGAACAAACCTGACTATGATGCCAATGTCAAGCTGCAAGCCAGACAAGACCGACAGAAA